The following are from one region of the Candidatus Methylomirabilota bacterium genome:
- a CDS encoding DUF2283 domain-containing protein, with amino-acid sequence MRITYDRHVDALYFRFRETTVTTKHLGGGIAADYDAQGRLAGIEILDAAKRLGDPGVLRQVILEGIGPERD; translated from the coding sequence ATGAGGATCACCTACGACCGTCACGTAGACGCCTTGTACTTCCGGTTCCGGGAGACGACCGTTACCACCAAGCACCTGGGAGGAGGCATCGCCGCGGACTACGACGCCCAGGGGCGGCTAGCGGGTATCGAAATCTTGGACGCCGCGAAGCGGCTCGGAGACCCGGGAGTGCTCCGGCAAGTCATCCTCGAAGGTATCGGCCCCGAGCGCGACTGA